In the Onychostoma macrolepis isolate SWU-2019 chromosome 08, ASM1243209v1, whole genome shotgun sequence genome, GGAGACCGTGGCTTTTACAGAGGTGAGAGTCACCTACAAACTTCATCTTACATTTCTAAAGTCCTGTATTTTCAAAGATGCGTGTGCTGATTGTGTGAGCCAGAGCTGAACAAACACTGACATGGTTACTTATCGTGTACCGTTTGGTGGGGACACAGTGACTTGCATGTCTCTAAATCATTAAGCTCACTCATAACATCATATCACATTCATAACACTTAATATCAGTGTATTAAAAGTGGCCTTGCCCTGAAGATATAGACAGTGTTATCAAGTCAAGCTGTTATCATTATGGTGTTGATGCCGATCAACCAACCAATAGCAAACAGTAACGGACTGCTGTTGTAGGTGGTATGAagttatattaaacatttaataaatgacAATATAAGTCACCACACCAACATGTACTCTTGATTTGCAGTTGTTgatatcaacatttttatttctgctaACTGAGGCCCTTTCACCCTGTTCCATATTCAAGGACACCTTGACACTTTTCGCTCACattttctcattctctctcacTCCTTTTCTCAAAAGGAACATTATGACATGGTCTTAGTGACAATATCTAATTTCagcaattttacaaaaaaaattaattcctAACACTGGGTTACATAAACTATATACACACCATTCaaaaatttttaattgattaaaaatacagtaaaaacagtgatgcTGTGaactaatattacaatttaaatgaactgttttctatttgaatatatttttaactgttatttattcctgtgctgcaaagctgaattttcagcagtcattattacaccagtcttcagtgtcacatgatccttcagaaatcattccaagtttaaaagaacagcatttatttgatatatgcTTATtatttctgatatatatattgattatttGATTATAAACTTGATATATTTAAGTCTTATCTGTAACTTGTTCAATTTAATCAGtctttactgaataaaagtaataattcctttaaaaaaacttaCTAACCTCAAATTTCTGAACTTTTGTGTGTTTTCAATTATTGTTGTAGTTTTATTAAGCgcatgatttatttttagagcATACAAGGCATAAATTGTCTTGCATGACCCCATATTGGCAGTTTGATAGTTGCAGCTAATTCACATGCATGTAACTGGCATTAAAAGCATTTTGCTTTGTGTCTGCTGGTGGTTAGGCAAACCTGGAGGAGCCCGTGGCGGCGGCCCCCGCTCTCGTGGGAAAGGGATCGTAGAGCAGTGTTGTGTGCGTGGATGTGACCTCCAGCATTTGGAGTCGTACTGTGCCAAACCAAAGAGGGTGCGGCGTGACGTCCCTGCATCTCTGCAGCAGACTCCGGTGAGACTTCAACTCCACAGATACACATACAAATCCCAATCACCTGATTTGCCTTTGTAAAGCATAGAGGaaaagttcaccaaaaaaatgaaaatagtcttcatttactcactaaACCATTTGACTTTCTTCAGTAAAACTGGTCACTCACTCACTTAATCACAGTGAATTGGAGCAGGAGCTTCAAAAAGGAAGAGTGCTTTTTTAGTGTCTATTTATTTAGcctaaatttatttttgttttagtacttttaaccccggtttcacagacaaggcttaagtctagtcccagactaaaatgcatgtctgGGCTGTTATAACCGAAAGAACTTTGCACTGACTGGTCTTAAAATACGACCaatgttttgtctcaagatgcacaccagtagtGTTTTTATCTAAAGTACGTTTATAAAAACTACTTAAATATCCTAATCGAACTATGGCCTGTCTTAacctaagccctgtctgtgaaaccaggccgtagtattttatttcagttaacaaatcgttttagttaacaataataacgcTGTTCAATTAGTGAACAAAGCTTCAGACCGGTTTTGTGAATTGTACCAACTAATTCATTGACAAGAATGAATCGAACATGAATTGATGATCTAGAGCGGATGTCAAGATTTTCATTGAATAATGACACAAATAATGATCAAACATAATAATGATCTCAAGAATGTTGTGCATGAGTTATATAGAACttttgtaatgtttaaaaaGGGTTCAGGATATTGTTCAGGAATTCACCTTCTGTGTTTATGAGTCACACATAATAATACTGCCAATTCCAGCAAACAAAACCTTGCAACTTTGAAACCCAGCAAATTGCTTAAATTATACACACTGTCGTTTTCCGTTTGTTGCAGGAAGATCAATTTTGGCTGGTGTTTCAGCGGCGATACCAGAAGCATGCAGAGATGAACAGAGATGAGGATGCTGCTTCTCAAAGACTCAGAGAGCAGATGCTTTACCGCTGGAACTCCAGAGATTCAGTTTTATTAACCAACCTACCCTCCTCAACACAACAGCAACCTTCCACTGAGAGAATGACATCAGGACCAACATTTCTCCCCCACATCCGATAGTCCTGGCTCTTTTTGGACTGTGTGGACCCTATGATTCACCTTCCTTCACTAAAAAGACTTTTCCGTCCTGCCAGATGTATAAACTGAGCACTATGTAAGAGAAACTGGCGGACAAGATGCCAAAGCCACTCATGCCATAAAATAGTGAAGAGCAGGGTGTATCTGAATTGTCACAGGCTGTGCTAGTTTCATTAAGCATATGCTGAATACAAGATGAATTGTATTTTTCCattcagttttgttttcagCTTCCCTCTGTCTTTGGGTAAACGAGTTCAAAGCAAGTTAAAGTTGAATGTGTTTGTATGATGGCTGAGGTCAGTCATTTTGAAtgtaaatgtgatgttttttaatgaaagattacTGATGTTagtgaatatattttcttatgcTTAATTTATGTTCTATAAGATTAGAGTTTTCTGATACTTGTAAAATAGGTATCTAAAGCAGATTTGtaaagaattttaaataaaagaaaactgtGAGGATACCATGCTGTTCATTTTCTTGCTAATAGCCATCATATTCTGACATACTCAGATCAGCTCTATTTTAAACGATGCATAAAGACAGATTCCAGATCTTCTAGTGAGAGCTCCTGAAAGCTGCATGTTTCTAAGATACTTTTTGGATTATTAGATATCATCCCAATGACCTCTAAGGCAAGAACATTAGTCTGTTTacagtgaataaataatatcaCCACAACCTTGGTGTGTTATCACTATCTAAACATGGAATAAGTTTCTTTTTGGTATGCATTGGTGAAGTTTGGTGTTATGACTTGGATGTTCTTCACAAAGGTCTTTAGCTTTCCAGGCAGCATTTTTTACATTGCAGTAGAGCAGCAGTGATGAAAGAGTTAAAAACAAGCAAGACGAACAAGGacagggcaaaaaaaaaaaaaaacagttcaaagaggTTCGAACTACTGTAGTATTGCTTTGTGTGTTGCACAAGTACTATTAAAGGCATTGGAAGGTTTTTCCCATCACAATCTACAACTACATTTGCCATACTTTAGCATAAAAAATATGCCAACTGCATTTGTactattagaatatttacattaaaataaagcattaataaaGTCTAAGATTGATCTACATGttttaaatgagaaatatttacTAAAATCAACTTTTATGAAGATCGACTAGTCATTAAATAGATACTTGAcgttgtacacacacacacacacacacatatatatatactgtatatatatttcactAATTacaaatcatgataaaattctgTGAGCCGCTGTCAGTGACTATTAGGATCTGTCATTTGTTAACTTATCTTAATATTACAGAACAGAATAAAGGCTACTGGAATTACTCCCCATCTTGGAGATTCTTCATGTAAAATCACTGATGAGTGTAACACAGGTAATGTAATATTCAAAGTTAGTCATGTATCGTTCTATGTGAGGTTTGTCCAGATGAAAACGCTCTTTCTCGCCCCTCTCTGCCCTTGAGCTGTGATAAGAGGCCTGCTAGAGTTTATCTGGAGTTTCACAGGTGACAAAGCCACGTGCGCGCGCACAATCTGCTCTTTGAGGTAAATTGGCATTCAGtctgttcatttttattaatgtataaaaTTTTATACCAAAACGATTTTCATAATCTGAGGGCTCTGACATCATTGTGATTGTGAAATCATCACCAGTGATTACTGCAGATGGACAGGAAAGTTTGGGATTGGTaaaatttttagtttgtttgtttgttcatttcttTTCTAAAGAAGACTCCTATACAttaacagtaattttgtgaaatattttttacaatttaaaataactttgttttctattgtaatatattttcaaatgtaatttattcctgtgattcaaagctgaattttcagcatcattactccagtcttcagtgccatctgatgcttcagaaatcagtctcaTATTCTGATTTGGTGGCCAGCAaacattagaaatgttaaaaacagtataaTATTTTTGGGGGAAACGGTGATACTTtcttttaggattctttgatgaataaaaagttcaaaagaacagcatttaccccccactcaccatcatgaacagcactgtggctgcagtggagtcattcagattcctgggcaccactATCTCTCAGGACCTaaagtgggacactcacattgactccattgttaaaaaggcccagcagaggttgtacttccttcgtcatctgaggaagttcaacctgccacaggagctgctgaaacagttctactccgccatcattgaatccgtcctctgcacttcaataactgtctggttcagctcagctaccaaatctgacctcagaagactacagagggtagtccggactgctgagcgaatcattggtacaaccctcccactctccaagaactgtacttatccagagtgagcaaaagggctggcaaaatcactctggacccctggcctcacatccagcacactccctctttgaactgttgacgctacagagctctgagcaccagaatgaccagcacaggaacagtttcttccctcaggcaatccatctcatgaacacttgacaataaacgtggaacacacaacactatttatacacttacttatttaacacacatacttacgTTTACATTTcgaatttgcacataatatacctgtacatacaaaactgtctattgtaatatacctgcacatacaattgtcaaattgtatattgttattccctatttacttttttatttttattcttttattatctgtgtcgcTGTCATtttgttgcactgtggaagcttctgtcacgaaaacaaattcctcgtatgtgtaaacatacctggcaataaagctcattctgatttacttgaaatagaaatataacattagaaatgtctttactgtcacttttgatcaatttaatgcatccttcctgaataaaagcattaatttctttgaaTAAACAAACTTTGTCGATATGTCAGGAAGAGACTGAAAGTTGTAACCATCAGTGAAGAATTTCAACAAATGTGTTTCCCAGGCCTTGACCATTTTTGCAGTTTCGgcatcacatttttttttttttcagatgtgaGAGATGGAGATGGTTTTATAATGCTGAAACAAACTTACAGCTGCTTGGGTCTTAGATAAGAAACACAGTTGACACCACAATAGCCATTTTTTCCTTCTGCGTCAGAGTCCGATAATACGGCTCACTCCCCCATTCTGGAGATGGACCAAATCTCCTGGGCACTGCGGTCAGGATAAACATGCCCTTTTAGCTCTGGAAAAAATAAAGACCGGGCAACATTGTCCATTTTTGTTGCTCTAAGTTGCCGGAGTTTCTATCAGAAACATATTTAACTACTATTAGCTTTGGTGAAATAGTATTGAAGAAAGAAACCGCCAGAAAAACatacatgaataaaaatgttcattgcTAATTATTCTTTGAGAAAACACTTCAGACATAGAGGTGCAGGGACACAATTGGCAATTTTTCCTCTGAAACGTTTGAattaattagcattttaataatctacTTATATTCACCTTCTGGCTCCACAGGAAAAGTCAGAGCATGTAAACAGACAAAACTGACTAAAGCATCTTGACCttgtaaacaaattaaaagGAAAATCGACCTCTCTGTGTCCTTCTATAGGccaaaaaaacattgtgggaGTCACAAAAAAAAAGCGTAGTTAACTGAGGAAAAGCACATAAAGTGATATatacagaaaatgtatttaatgtactGAGTACATGTTGAGCTAATTTGACTTTTTCAAGTTAATGCAATGAACAACAGATTACAACACTGAGCTGTTTAATACGAACATGACAAACTTACAAggcccactttttttttttatctgttaaaGAGACTTTGGACATGTGATTTTCCGTAAATCAGTCAGATTTCTATCAAGGATCTATGTACATAAAGAATGAACATGTTAGCAAACATCTGTGTAATGATTTACCAATTAGCAGGGGAAAGAAAACATAGCAAGAGGACCAGACAGAAGCGCCAAACAGACAGACGTTTCAAGGGCTTGACGCTTCTTTCCATTTGGAATTATATCTGCGTaagttgtttttctttattgatattttatttttacaaagaaaTTTGGTTTTTATTCCCGTTCTCGTCTCTCAATCACCACTAGGCCTATAGGCTGTATTGTATAGGCTACTGACTTTGAATAAAAACGGTTTGTTCTCTGCTGCCTActtgaaattatatttatatgcatttcatgttgcatttttagtatagtgttttttttttgtttgttttttttttgttagacaTAATGTTGAATATGAGATGTATGTGTTGAGACTATAATTtacagatttgtttttcttttctctccagGATTGAATCCAACACTATGTATCGCGTCCTCCTGTTGCTCTGTGCAGGTGTAAGTAAATGAATTATAAAATGAGGACGTTTATACAATATTTTGTGGTAGTAAGATGAACATTTTGAAGTGACCTTTTataaattgtgattaatcaATTCTCTGCTTTTACTGTTTACTTTTCACTACCAAGTTCTTGTTCTGTCGAGCGTCACCTCGCGTTAATCCACACCGCATGGATAGCGATTCGCGTCGCGTCTGCACCATTTTGGATGTTGTCCAAATGTTGCAtactgatttaaattttttttttttttatcatattattttcatGTATTATCATAATCACATATACAGGTTTGTGGCGCAAATAGTTTTTCCTTCTTGCTTCTGTTTACTCtcgaacacaaaaaaaaatagcttaCTTCCGCATTGCATAATGGATagttactctctctctctctctcaattcaattcaatatgtgctttattggcatgacaattgttacaatgtattgccaaagcGTAGTGTTTACATTGAATCTAGAACAGATATATATGCAACAAACATGCAtgtagatacatttaaaaagtagaacaaatcaacattttagaattccatgaacaatttaaaattcaatgttgtgcgtgtgtgtgtgtttttgtttgtggaCGCATCACTCATTTGTTGACTCCTCCCTCTTTTTGTGACAGGTATCAATGTATCTTGCTGCTAGTGGGATACAATCTTGTTTTTCCCCtaataaatattgaagttgtgttttcttgtttaacattttgaagtcagggtaaaatatttcaaatttgggATAAAATTTCTTTCTAATGTCTTGATAGTTAGGGCAGCTGGTGAGGAAGTGTTGCTCTGTCTCCACCTCCCCATGGGTACAGTATGGGCAGATGCGGCTCTCTTTGGGCAGCCAGTGCTGTGACGTCTCTATAGTCAGAGTATGGTCGCTCAGTCTGTACCTCGTCATTTGTCTTCTTAGTTTACAGTCTTTCACTGTACTCAGATATTCTGCAGTGGTGTACTCTCTGTTTAGGGCCAAATAACATTcaagtttactttgtttttctgttgtttctttCCAATAGGTTagataattttctttttgtgttttaataatttgGTTGGGCCGAATTTTGTGGATTAATATTTCAGAGTCCTGATGCTGGATGTTGTTAGTCATGTTAGTCTGTTTATGCAGCTTCAGGAGCATAAACAGTATTCaggagctctctctctctctctctcaagttgcatttgaaatgaaaacatttctgattttcatttagtttaacttgatgcactagaatgactaaaactaaaattcaaTTTTTTCTTAAAACTAAGACTTTCttaagacttatttaaaaattttattattttttttaaatcaaatccacatttttaataaaaatttaaaatgaaaatatagaactattaaaaaatattaataaaaacttaaatagtaatgataaaaataacattacttCTAACCAACAACAGGATGACTTTTGAtgtgtccagtgtagacagtttacccaaaagttaaattaaatttaaaaaaaaaaaatctgtcttttactcaccttcatgttgttccaaactagCTTGACTTCATTTagtgtaattaaaaaaacaagtcaGTCTGTTCCTCACTGGCTTCAGAGGActtgcatatacagtataccACTCATATAATATGGAGCA is a window encoding:
- the LOC131545223 gene encoding insulin-like growth factor I isoform X2, with the protein product MPSDGMPTCHARCLQMLREFLKQVPSWRSVCVLYSLYCVLILPDAGEAAKARCGRELVADLEFVCGDRGFYRGKPGGARGGGPRSRGKGIVEQCCVRGCDLQHLESYCAKPKRVRRDVPASLQQTPEDQFWLVFQRRYQKHAEMNRDEDAASQRLREQMLYRWNSRDSVLLTNLPSSTQQQPSTERMTSGPTFLPHIR
- the LOC131545223 gene encoding insulin-like growth factor I isoform X3, whose translation is MPSDGMPTCHARCLQMLREFLKVPSWRSVCVLYSLYCVLILPDAGEAAKARCGRELVADLEFVCGDRGFYRGKPGGARGGGPRSRGKGIVEQCCVRGCDLQHLESYCAKPKRVRRDVPASLQQTPEDQFWLVFQRRYQKHAEMNRDEDAASQRLREQMLYRWNSRDSVLLTNLPSSTQQQPSTERMTSGPTFLPHIR